Within the Negativicutes bacterium genome, the region AGAAGACAAGCGGGATATTTGGAAAAAGACTTTCACGATACTTTAGTAAAAAGTTAAAAGCATCATCATCAGAACAAATTATTACATCAGGACGGTTGTTGCTATATTTATATTGATATAGTTGATATAATTTTTCGAAATATGAATCACTGGAAAAATTTTTAGTATCTAAATATTCGGTATGAATAACTAAATTGCTTGAAATTGTATCAAATTCACTATAAATTCCATTTACTACATTGTTTGTCCATTGCATGCCATAGTGGTATGAATTTAAGACTAAGATGCTTTTCTTAGTCTTATTAGCGTAAT harbors:
- a CDS encoding PAS domain S-box protein: MKLNKNSLLKKILLLLMVFLLIAAINPLTNYANKTKKSILVLNSYHYGMQWTNNVVNGIYSEFDTISSNLVIHTEYLDTKNFSSDSYFEKLYQLYQYKYSNNRPDVIICSDDDAFNFLLKYRESLFPNIPLVFCGINNLETYQNKLENNITGVVESFDLTSTIEVAKKLQPNIKNVFVINDFSITGQENVATVKKNIEHNNY